TGATTGATCGTTGTTTTGTTGGGTTACAGCTTTTTCTTAGTTGGTTTGCTCGACCTGGATTGATGTTGACGTATGGACAGTTACCAGCAATGCTAGCTAGCAGTTGCATTTTACTGTTATTTTATGCTTGGTGTTCCCCACATAAAAGGCGTTATTATGGGGTGTTAGCGACCCTTTATCTGGCTGGCTTTTGCTGGCTGCATTTTCCTCTTCAGGGTCGCGTTGTTTTCTTTGATATCGGCCAAGGTGATAGTATTTTGATTGAAACACCATTTCATCATGAAGTGACTTTGATCGATACTGGTGGAAAGCTGCATTTTGGTCAGAAAGCTTGGCAGAAAAAAGACAGTCGTACACGTGCAGAACAAGTCATTATTCCTTACCTGAAAAGCCGCGGAATCCGGCGGATAGATCACGTTTTTTTGAGCCATCAAGATACCGATCATATCGGTGATTTACCTGCTTTACTAAAGCAATTACAGATTGGATTGGTTTATTTTCCGGCGGGAATGGAATATAATCAACATTTCCAGCAAAAAATTTGGCCTTATCGTTATCAAACTAAGTGGCAGCCATTATTACGTGATAATCAGATTGCAATAAAGGATTTTCATTGTCAGGTGTTGGCACCACGTCAGCCAGGGAGTGGGACTAATGAGGATTCGCTAGTTCTACGCTTGGGTTTGAATCATAAAACGTGGTTATTTACTGGAGATCTACCAACTAGTGGTGAAGATGCTTTAGTTAAAGATACCGTATTAAAAGCTGATTATTTAAAAGCAGGTCACCATGGTAGCCGGACTTCTTCTGGCGCAGCTTTTTTAGCAGCCGTACAACCCCAAAAGGTCATTATTTCGGCTGGTCGCCATAATCGTTATGGTCACCCGCATGCCGAAACTTTGGCGCGTTTTAAAGCTGCTAATATTGCCTATAAAAATACGGCTGATGTCGGGATGATTATCTGGTCGTTTGATGATAAATGGTGGACTTTCTTACATAATTAGAGAGCCGAATGTCGTTAAATATGTTCGTACGAATAAATAATTTTGGTAGCTGATCAGCTACCGTTAATTTTGAAGTAGAAAGCGGGGCTGAGTTTAGCTATGGATGTACCCACATTGCTCAAGAATTTAAAACAACAAAAATTACAATCGATCTATTTAGTTAAGGGAACCGAAAGCTATCTGATCGATCAAGTTAAAGATCAATTTCAGGCACTGCTAACCCCTGATGAAGCCACAATGAACTTTGGTAACTATGATTTAGCAACAACGCCATTGGCTACTGCATTAGACGATGCGATGTCGGCGCCGTTCTTTGGTGATCGTCGGTTAGTCTTCATGCAAAACCCCATTTTTTTGACCGCGGAAAGTAAACAAGCCAAAATCGTCCATGATGTGGATAGTTTTTTGACTTATTTAAATGATCCTCCACAAACGACTATTCTAGTTATTTTTGCGCCCTATGATAAATTAGACGAGCGTAAAAAGGTGACTAAGACGCTGAAAAAGCACGCGACTTTAGTGGATGTGCAGCCACTATCAGAACAACAAGCACGGCAATACGTGAATGATTACTTAACTGCCCAGCAATTAACAATCGAACCAGAGGCATTACGGTTATTGATCGCGCGTACTGAGGCTAATCTTTCATTGATGATGGCCGAATTAACTAAACTGACTTTATACGCGATGCAGGATCAGCGAATCACGACAGCAGCAGTTGAACAGTTAGTGACACAAAATTTAGAACAAAATGTTTTTACGTTGGTAGATGCGGTGATGGCACGTGATGTTGCACGGGGATTAACACTATATCATCAGTTAGTTTTACAAAAAGAGGAACCGCTGAAATTAAATGCGATTTTAGTTGGACAATTTCGGTTATTGTTACAGGTAAAAATTTTACAACGTGGTGGCTATAGTCAGGGTGAGTTAGCGAAGGTGTTGCGTGTACATCCTTATCGGATCAAATTGGCGATCAATCAAGCTAAAAAATTTCCACAGATCGCATTGCGGCAAGCTTATTTAGGCTTGGTTGATTTAGAATACAAATTAAAAACTAGTCAACAGGCACCAGAACTGCTATTCCAATTGTTTATTTTGAAATTCAGTCAGGATGTTGCTTAAAAAAGGTAAATAAAAAAGCCGACGCAAATGCGTCAGCTTTTTTATTTTAATTATTTAGCCAATAATTTAGTTAAACGTGATTTGTCACGGCCAGCTTTATTAGCATGGATCAAACCTTTAGAAGCAGCCATGTCGATTGAACGAACTGCATCGCGGTACAAAGCTTCAGTGTTTTCGGCACCAGCAGCTTGGGCAGCTTCAAATTGTTTGATGGTTGTACGCATCGCACTAATTTGTGAAGTGTTTTGTGCGTTCGCTTTTTCATTTGTGCGAACACGTTTGATTGCTGATTTAATGTTAGGCATTGATGTCACCTCCGTGGTAGCAAATTACATTAATTGCATTTTTTCAACGTTGCTAATTATACAGAAGACTGGGAAAATTTGCAATACAAAGTTGTAAAGTAAAATAGCTTGACTAACTTTTGTAGGTTTAATCAGGGTTACTTTAATTTTTTAACTAAGTCGTGAAAGTTCCAATTCGAGTAATCCCTTAGTCCACCAAGCTTTACAGCCTAAAAATTAACCTTCAACTATTGCTCATGCTCAGCGTGATCAGCGCCGAAGTTTGAATCGATAAGCCATTTAAAAATTGGTCAATCAGTGTCTTGATCTGCGCAGTCATTTTTGCAGGTGATTTAGTCACCTTTAGGTTAGTCAACTCACCTAGTAACTGGCCGATTGCAGTCGCCAGATCAATGATCGGCAGTAAGGTATCCAATTGATAGAAAATATCGCCAATCGTTGGGTCGCCTGGTTGGCGCCGCTGTTGCCAAGCCAACAGATCATAGGTCATCATGGTCACAGCCATATGCGCACAAAGCCCGTCATAATCCTGGATCTGAGTCTGATCAAGGCGTAAATATTGTTTGGCGGCCTTAAAATAGTTCTCAATCTGCCAACGGCGACTATAAAGTTGAATGATCGCTGCCGGGGTCAGATTGGTTTTTGTAGTCGCTAACACCAGGTAGTCGTTGGCGCAATGGCGTTTAGCGACAAAAACTAAGCGTAACGGTAACTTTGCGGTAGCGGCCTGAACCACGCAACTATATAAATAGTCGGCTCGTGATTGACGATGCGACTGACGTAAGTACTGATAGAGCGTTTTGACGGTGTATTGGCGGCCACGATAGCGGTAATAGATCTTCTTGGTCCGTTTAAGCATGCCAATACCGATCAACTTTTGGTCGTTTAACGCCGCAAACATTTTAGGCGAGGTAAACCAACTATCGAATAGCACATATTTAGCTTTGAGCCCATTTGCCCGCGCTTGCTTGATCAGTTCTAGTGCGACCGCTGGCATTGGCCGCATCGCTTGGGCCCGCCGTTGTCCGGCTAAGGTGCGTTGATCTAAAGTTTTAGCTGGTGTGCCCACCCGATTACGTGCTTTCTGTGACGACAAAACTGCCGTCGTGACTGGCAACACGAGCTGGCCGTTACTCCAAGCCAAGGTCAAACCACGGTAACCTTTTAAGTAGCGTTGCCGATCATGATCGAAGGTGTTGGCTAAAAGCTCGGTTTGTTTCGCATTCAGTCGTGAGATCAGGGTGTCATCAATGATCAGCGCACCACTTTTGCGGGCGTCGAGCCACTGTGCTAGGCCAGTAATCACCCGTTGTGCCAATAAACAACTAAGCCGTTGCCAATTGATCCGACCGTCATTCAAGATATTGTAGACCGTGCGTTTGGTACACATGCCTGGTGCTTCTGCTCGGTAAAGTGTCCGCCGCTGGAAAATAACCTTGAGTAACCAAATCAAGATTGCAGTTAGTGAAACGTTAGAATGGCGGTGATCATTGAGCAAGCGGACCAAAGCTGGTAGGTGCGCCAAGGCACAAAATTGGGTAATTATTTTAAAACTTGATTTTTCAATTTTATTTTGCGGTATACTAGCCATAGCACAAGCACTCCTTTGTATCGTGGTTTAGACGACTCAAGTATACTTCAAGGAGCTGCTTGTGTTTAATTTTGGGCTAAAATAACTTAGTGCAATCAGGGTTTAGCTGGGTTTTGAACTTTCACGGTTTAGTTTTTAATAAAAAGTAGACCCGAATTGTCAAATCAAGTGCAACACTTGCTAAACTTCACTTATAAGTGGTCTAGGTGGTGGTCATGCGAGTAGCTGCTCAGCCATGAATTCATTGGCTGATTTATAACCAAATAGTTTACGTGGCCGTTGGTTAAGTGCCGCGGTCGCTTGCTTAATATGATCATCACTGAAACTGGTAATTGATTGACCTTTAGGGATAAATTCTCTTAGTAGCCCATTAAGCTGTTCGTTACTGCCCCGTTCTGACGGCGTATAAGGATGAGCAAAATATAGGTTGGTCCCAGTGACCTCACTCAGCGCAGAAAATTCTGCACCATTATCAAAAGTGAGTGACTTAACCACCTCAACATCAAGTTTATTCACAAACTGTTGAACTGCAGCCTTACAGGTTTCAGCCTGATAGTTGGGGATTCTGATCACGACTTCGTAGCGCGTCATTCGTTCAGTTAGGGTGAGCAGTGCCGGTTGATCGCTGGTTCGCTTGCCTTTGACTAAATCACCTTCCCAATGACCAAATTCAGAACGATCATTAGCCGCTACTGGTCGCTGTTCAATTGAAGTCCCCAAGATCTTTTTATTTTGGCGTACACGACCCGTACGGTGCTTTTGGTGACGTTTGACCTGTTGTGGTAAATCGATATTGGCGACAGCTAGTAACCCGCGATCAATGTAACGATAAACAGTGGGTGTTGCGGGGCAATATTCAGCTGGATGGTGACGTTTATAAGCACCGACAAAGCTATCTACACTGTGCACCCGGAACTTAGCTTTAAGCGCAGTGGTCAATTGGTTAAAGAATTCCGGATTATGTTCGAGTAGACTTTTGCGATGGCAATTTAAACGGCGTTGTTCGTATTGAATTTGACCGCTATCGGCAAAATAACGCTGGGTATAAACGCCATAACTGGACATTTGCGTCACGGTGCCGCGCTTGATTTCACGGCTGATCGTGCTGGGATCGCGGGCTAATCTTTTAGCAATCGCCCTGATCGAATAATGATCTTCATAAAGACTCTGGATTTGGCCACGCTCCTCACTTGATAGTTGCTTATAAGATTTTTTGATGGTATCTTTAGATTGGGTCATGAAGTCCGTCCTAACTTATTGGTTTTGTCACTTATAAGTTTAAGGCTTCATGGCCTTTTTGGTCTAGTTATTTTGGTGTTGCACTTACATTGTAAATCCGGCAATAAAAAGTAGAATCAATTTTGGCGCTAATTTGGCTTGCAATTTAAATTAGTTTCTAGTAAAGTAGACAACGTGCTTAGCACGAACCCAGCACTTGGTTTAACGAATCACCAACGTTTTACTCAGTTATGGGCATTTTATATATAGTGAAAGGTGTGGAAAAACATGGCAATTTCCCAAGAACGTAAAAACGAAATCATCACCAAATTTGCTCGTCATGAAGGCGACACAGGTTCGACAGAAGTACAAATCGCTGTCTTAACTGAAGAAATCAACACATTGAACGAACATATCCGGGTTCATAAGAAGGATTATCATTCTTACCGTGGTTTGATGAAAAAAATCGGTCATCGTCGTAACTTGTTAGCTTACTTGCGTAAGTCTGACATCCAACGTTACCGTGACTTGATCCAAAGCTTAGGCTTACGTCGTTAAGCTTTTATAGGAAGATGCAGCAGGGGTTATACCTTGTTGCATCTTTTTTATTTGTTGTAAAAACAATCCTGCAAGTGGTGGGGATAATGTCGTGACCGTTTTTTTGTGGTATCATAGAATAAAATTATTCTTAAAGACTAGAACGATTTAATAAGCATTGGTTACAGTTAGTTTTCTAAAATTTTTGATGAAAACTAATGATTCGGGGAGGATTTTATGGATTCGTTAAAAGATGTTTCATTGATCACAGCAATGGTTACCCCATTTGATGACACGGGTGCTGTGAGTTTTGATCGATTAGCTGTTTTGATCGAACATTTATTAAATACAGGGACACAAGCGATTTTAGTTGGTGGCACAACGGGCGAAGGACCAACTTTATCGATCACAGAAAAATTGGCTTTATTCAAGGAAACTGTTCGTTTAGTTGCTGGACGCGTGCCGATCATTGCAAATACGGGGAGCAATAATACGGCGGCTACAATTGAGTTTACGCAGCAAACCGCAGCAATCGCTGGTATCGACGCAGCATTGATTGTCGTTCCTTACTATAATAAGCCTAACCAAGCTGGTTTATTGGCGCATTTCCAAGCAGTTAGTGAGCAGGGCGGCTTACCAATCTTGATTTATAACATTCCGTCGCGTACCGGGGTTGCAATGTCGGTTGCCACGGCGCTACAGCTTTCTTTACTACCTAATGTGATCGGAATCAAAGATTGTACGGGGATCACTAATTTAGCCGCGCTAGTTGAAGGTACACAGGATCATGACTTTTATGTCTATACTGGTGAAGATGAATATGCTTTTGCCGCTAAGACACTAGGTGCACAGGGCGTGATCTCAGTTAGCAGTCATCTTTTTGGTGCAGAACTAAGCCAAATGTTTGCGGATCTTGCTGACAACAAAATCGGTGCAGCGGCAGCGATTATGCGGCAGCTAATCCCTAAGGGGCAGCAGTTATTTGCGCAACCTTCACCAGGTCCAGTCAAAGTTGCGTTGGCCCACGCTGGTATCCCTGTCGGCGGTGTTCGTTTACCGTTAGTGTTACCAAACAAAGTCGAACAAGAACGCTTATTAAATATTTTAGATCTTTAAGAAAACGAGGTGAAGTAATTGAGTAGTCATGTAAAAATCATGCCTTTAGGCGGCGTGCGTGAAAATGGTAAAAATATGTACGTTGTCGAAGTCGATGATGAAATTTATATCTTGGATTGCGGCTTGATGTACCCAGAAAATGAATTACTGGGGATCGATGTCGTTATTCCTGATTTCTCTTACTTAGAAGAGAATATTGATCGAGTTGTGGGGATCTTCTTGACCCACGGCCATGCGGATGCAATTGGTGCTTTACCATATTTCATCAAGCAGCATTCAGTACCTGTTTTTGGTTCTGAACTAACGATTGCTTTGGCTAAATTAAACGTTAAGGCCGACAAGCAAACTAGAAACTTTAAAGATTTTCATGTGATCGATAAAGATACCAAAATTGATTTTGAACGGGCAACGGTATCGTTCTTCAAGACGACACATTCTATTCCTGATTCTTTGGGAATTGTGATCGAAACCAATGCCGGCAGCGTAGTTTATACCGGTGATTTCAAATTTGATCAGTCAGCTACTCCAGAATATCAAAGTGACTTTGCGCGCTTAGCAGAAATCGGGCAGGGCAACGTCCTTGCACTATTAAGTGATTCTGCTAACGCCGAATCCCCTTACGAAATGGCTAGCGAACGCGATATTGCCGCTAATATTCTGGATACTTTCCAGTACCATAATGGACGGATCATTGCGGCGGCAGTGGCTTCCAATATTGCACGTATTCAGCAAGTGATTAATGCTGCTGCCAAGTCAGGGCGCAAAGTTGTTTTAACTGGGCGTGATCTAGAAAAGATCGTGCGGACGGCAATGCGCTTGAAACGGCTCAATTTGCCAAGTCCTGATATTTTGGTACCAACTAAGGATCTGCATAAGTTGGCACCAGAAAAGACAGTTATTCTAGAAACTGGCAAAATGGGTGAACCAATCAAAGCGTTGCAACGAATGGCAACAAATCGTCACCGGTTGATTCGTATCAAGGAAGGCGATCTTGTCTTTATTACGACAACGCCATCACACGCAATGGAAACCACAGTGGCTAAGACTAAAGATATGATCTATCGTGCTGGCGGCAAAGTTAAGTCGATCAGTGACGAGATTCATGTTTCCGGTCACGGTAATAAAAATAACCTTCAATTGATGATCAATTTGATCAAGCCAACTTATTTGGTGCCAGTTCAAGGTGAGTATCGGCTATTAGCTGCACATGCTAGTATTGCACATGAGACGGGGATTCCGTTTGAAAATATTTTCATCACCAGTAAAGGCGACGTCCTTGATTATCAAAAAGGGCAGATGCATTTAGCCAATCAAATCGATGTTGGTAATACGATGATCGATGGTATTGGTGTCGGTGATATTGGTAATATTGTGTTGCGTGATCGTAAAGTATTATCAGAAGATGGTATTTTTGTTGCGGTGATCACGATCAACCGGAAGAAACGGACCATCGTGTCCCATCCGAAAATCACGACCCGCGGTTTTGTTTATATTAAAACTAGCCGTGATCTCATTCATGAAAGTGCTAATCTAGTGACCAAAACGGTTCAAGATAATTTAGATAATAAAGAATTTGATTGGGGCCATTTGAAACAAGATATCCGTGAAGCGCTTAGTGGCTATTTATTTGAACAAACCAAACGACGGCCAGTGATTTTACCAGTGATCATGGAAGTCAATCAGAATCGGCGCCATACCGCTAATACGACAACAACTAAAGCATAAACTTATGGGACAAGGGATGGTGAATCAGCCACCTTTGTCCCATCTTGTTTAGCGCCATGTTTCTGGTGGCCAAATTGTGCCGCAAAATTAGAATCGGCGTTCATTTTTGGCCTATTATGCAACCATGTATGAAGCAGCAAGGAGGCTTATTGATGGGTGAACCGATCCCGTTTCCGCAAAATTTTCAACGTTTTGTTCAGCTAGGCTGTGAAGCTAGTCAAAAGCAACAGTGGACTGAGGCAATCGATTATTTACAAGCAGCTTACGAATTGAAGCAAACTTTTGCCGTTAATGTGTTATTGGTTACGGCGTTATTAGCGGATGAACAATATCAGCAAGCAGCAACACTAGCACAGGAGCAAGCGTCCGCGTATTTAGATTCACAAGATGCTGGTCGTTTATATTTGACCGTATTGTGCAAGATACATGATTTTATTGGAATCCGTAAACTTTGCCATCTGCAACCCGGCAAGCAGACGCCAACTTTTTGGACGCAACAATTAACATTGGTGAAACAGGCTGAAAAACTGTATCGGCAACAAGCAACGCAACAGATCAAAGAACTACAAAAGGCGTTATATCAATTAAGTGCGGTACCGATTTACGAACAGTTGAATTTAGCAAAGCGCGCACAGCAATTACCGCAAACTGAATTTGTGCTTGCTAGTCGGCGGTTATTAACCGATTTATATGTGCATCCATTACTGCGGGCTAATTTTTTAGATGAGTTACGGCAGTTAGGTATTAATACTGCAGTTGAGTATTTATGGTTGGACGAAACAATTAAAACGGTGGTGCCGGCAGAGTTGAAGGCAATCACAGAAGTCGCCAGCATTCAAGCTTTACAAAAGCAGTTGTTTACGCAGTTAGCGGCTGATCCAGTTTTGACACAAACCATTAGTGGTGAATTAGCTTTACATGCAGCTTATCTTTATCCTTGTGCCGATCAGGTGATCACGCAACCAAAAGTTTGGGCAGCCGTTTATCTAACCACTTATGCGGGTAAAAAAAATAATTTAGCGGCTTTTGCGACTGCTGAAATTACCGCAGTTCAGGACTGGCAACAGCGATTTAATCGATTAACTCAGCGTTTAAGCGAGTAAAATTCGCAGGTTTATGAAAAAATGCTGAAAAATATGAAATTATTAGGCAAAGGTGTTTACAAAGTTGGTAGAAGCCTATATAATATCTAAATGGATTCTTCCTTGTGCGAAGGCAAGCTAGACTTGGCTTTTAACAGTGGAAGTTGTATAATAAATAGTAAAGGATTATCGGCATTAACATTTTTGATGGCGAACTATTCTTGCGAAAATACAGGAGGTTTCATTAATGGCAAAAGAACATTATGAAAGAACAAAACCCCATGTTAATATCGGTACTATCGGCCATATTGATCACGGGAAAACTACTACAACGGCAGCAATTTCAAAGATTTTAGCTGACAAAGGCTTATCTAAGATGACTGACTTCGCTGCAATTGATTCAGCTCCAGAAGAACGTGAACGTGGTATTACGATCAATACTGCCCACGTTGAATACGAAACTGAAAAGCGCCATTATGCTCATATCGATGCTCCAGGACATGCTGATTACATCAAAAACATGATCACTGGTGCCGCTCAAATGGACGGTGCAATTTTAGTTGTTGCCGCAACTGATGGCCCAATGCCACAAACTCGCGAACATATCTTGTTAGCTCGCCAGGTTGGTGTTGAATACATCGTTGTATTCTTGAACAAGACTGACTTAGTTGACGATCCTGAATTGATCGACTTAGTTGAAATGGAAACACGTGAATTATTATCAGAATACGATTATCCTGGTGATGATATTCCATTTATCCGCGGTTCTGCGTTGAAGGCTCTTGAAGGCGACAAAGAAGAAGAAGCTCATATCATGGAATTAATGGATGCTGTCGATGAATATATCCCAACTCCAGAACGTAACAACGACTT
This is a stretch of genomic DNA from Loigolactobacillus coryniformis subsp. coryniformis KCTC 3167 = DSM 20001. It encodes these proteins:
- the holA gene encoding DNA polymerase III subunit delta, whose product is MDVPTLLKNLKQQKLQSIYLVKGTESYLIDQVKDQFQALLTPDEATMNFGNYDLATTPLATALDDAMSAPFFGDRRLVFMQNPIFLTAESKQAKIVHDVDSFLTYLNDPPQTTILVIFAPYDKLDERKKVTKTLKKHATLVDVQPLSEQQARQYVNDYLTAQQLTIEPEALRLLIARTEANLSLMMAELTKLTLYAMQDQRITTAAVEQLVTQNLEQNVFTLVDAVMARDVARGLTLYHQLVLQKEEPLKLNAILVGQFRLLLQVKILQRGGYSQGELAKVLRVHPYRIKLAINQAKKFPQIALRQAYLGLVDLEYKLKTSQQAPELLFQLFILKFSQDVA
- the rpsT gene encoding 30S ribosomal protein S20 — encoded protein: MPNIKSAIKRVRTNEKANAQNTSQISAMRTTIKQFEAAQAAGAENTEALYRDAVRSIDMAASKGLIHANKAGRDKSRLTKLLAK
- a CDS encoding IS4 family transposase encodes the protein MASIPQNKIEKSSFKIITQFCALAHLPALVRLLNDHRHSNVSLTAILIWLLKVIFQRRTLYRAEAPGMCTKRTVYNILNDGRINWQRLSCLLAQRVITGLAQWLDARKSGALIIDDTLISRLNAKQTELLANTFDHDRQRYLKGYRGLTLAWSNGQLVLPVTTAVLSSQKARNRVGTPAKTLDQRTLAGQRRAQAMRPMPAVALELIKQARANGLKAKYVLFDSWFTSPKMFAALNDQKLIGIGMLKRTKKIYYRYRGRQYTVKTLYQYLRQSHRQSRADYLYSCVVQAATAKLPLRLVFVAKRHCANDYLVLATTKTNLTPAAIIQLYSRRWQIENYFKAAKQYLRLDQTQIQDYDGLCAHMAVTMMTYDLLAWQQRRQPGDPTIGDIFYQLDTLLPIIDLATAIGQLLGELTNLKVTKSPAKMTAQIKTLIDQFLNGLSIQTSALITLSMSNS
- a CDS encoding IS30 family transposase; its protein translation is MTQSKDTIKKSYKQLSSEERGQIQSLYEDHYSIRAIAKRLARDPSTISREIKRGTVTQMSSYGVYTQRYFADSGQIQYEQRRLNCHRKSLLEHNPEFFNQLTTALKAKFRVHSVDSFVGAYKRHHPAEYCPATPTVYRYIDRGLLAVANIDLPQQVKRHQKHRTGRVRQNKKILGTSIEQRPVAANDRSEFGHWEGDLVKGKRTSDQPALLTLTERMTRYEVVIRIPNYQAETCKAAVQQFVNKLDVEVVKSLTFDNGAEFSALSEVTGTNLYFAHPYTPSERGSNEQLNGLLREFIPKGQSITSFSDDHIKQATAALNQRPRKLFGYKSANEFMAEQLLA
- the rpsO gene encoding 30S ribosomal protein S15, translated to MAISQERKNEIITKFARHEGDTGSTEVQIAVLTEEINTLNEHIRVHKKDYHSYRGLMKKIGHRRNLLAYLRKSDIQRYRDLIQSLGLRR
- the dapA gene encoding 4-hydroxy-tetrahydrodipicolinate synthase, whose protein sequence is MDSLKDVSLITAMVTPFDDTGAVSFDRLAVLIEHLLNTGTQAILVGGTTGEGPTLSITEKLALFKETVRLVAGRVPIIANTGSNNTAATIEFTQQTAAIAGIDAALIVVPYYNKPNQAGLLAHFQAVSEQGGLPILIYNIPSRTGVAMSVATALQLSLLPNVIGIKDCTGITNLAALVEGTQDHDFYVYTGEDEYAFAAKTLGAQGVISVSSHLFGAELSQMFADLADNKIGAAAAIMRQLIPKGQQLFAQPSPGPVKVALAHAGIPVGGVRLPLVLPNKVEQERLLNILDL
- a CDS encoding ribonuclease J, which codes for MPLGGVRENGKNMYVVEVDDEIYILDCGLMYPENELLGIDVVIPDFSYLEENIDRVVGIFLTHGHADAIGALPYFIKQHSVPVFGSELTIALAKLNVKADKQTRNFKDFHVIDKDTKIDFERATVSFFKTTHSIPDSLGIVIETNAGSVVYTGDFKFDQSATPEYQSDFARLAEIGQGNVLALLSDSANAESPYEMASERDIAANILDTFQYHNGRIIAAAVASNIARIQQVINAAAKSGRKVVLTGRDLEKIVRTAMRLKRLNLPSPDILVPTKDLHKLAPEKTVILETGKMGEPIKALQRMATNRHRLIRIKEGDLVFITTTPSHAMETTVAKTKDMIYRAGGKVKSISDEIHVSGHGNKNNLQLMINLIKPTYLVPVQGEYRLLAAHASIAHETGIPFENIFITSKGDVLDYQKGQMHLANQIDVGNTMIDGIGVGDIGNIVLRDRKVLSEDGIFVAVITINRKKRTIVSHPKITTRGFVYIKTSRDLIHESANLVTKTVQDNLDNKEFDWGHLKQDIREALSGYLFEQTKRRPVILPVIMEVNQNRRHTANTTTTKA
- the tuf gene encoding elongation factor Tu — protein: MAKEHYERTKPHVNIGTIGHIDHGKTTTTAAISKILADKGLSKMTDFAAIDSAPEERERGITINTAHVEYETEKRHYAHIDAPGHADYIKNMITGAAQMDGAILVVAATDGPMPQTREHILLARQVGVEYIVVFLNKTDLVDDPELIDLVEMETRELLSEYDYPGDDIPFIRGSALKALEGDKEEEAHIMELMDAVDEYIPTPERNNDLPFLMPVEDVFTITGRGTVASGRIDRGMVKIGDEVEILGLHPEAVKSTVTGLEMFRKTLDFGEAGDNVGVLLRGINRDQVERGQVLAKPGSIKVHDKFKGQVYILSKDEGGRHTPFFSNYRPQFYFHTTDVTGVIQLPENVEMVMPGDNVEFSVDLIEPVAIEKGTKFTVREGGRTVGAGVVTEIDE